The Meiothermus cerbereus DSM 11376 genome includes a window with the following:
- a CDS encoding single-stranded DNA-binding protein, protein MSTNLIIISGVLSKHELRYTPKGTPVLEVALIGKRAVGDNHLFSRADLTFYGKVAELWADQLAEGQAYQAMGHLVYESWTADGLKGSRLRIVGEDLFRLENADVRQEEKGPVLYGAENRVILTGGLTADPEIRLTSLKTPVARASLGFSSWDASAGQARSHYIELEAWRDLAVQLAELKKGTPVLLEGSLKTEIWEDKETKIKRYKRVLEVQRVTPLARIHSTERKPVKTPSSRKPKSKSKAA, encoded by the coding sequence ATGTCCACCAACCTGATTATTATTAGTGGCGTCCTCAGCAAGCACGAACTTCGCTACACCCCCAAAGGCACCCCGGTGCTCGAGGTTGCCCTTATTGGCAAGCGGGCCGTCGGCGATAACCACCTTTTCAGCCGGGCCGACCTGACCTTCTATGGCAAGGTTGCCGAACTCTGGGCCGATCAACTGGCAGAAGGGCAGGCCTACCAGGCCATGGGCCATCTGGTCTACGAGTCCTGGACAGCCGATGGGCTAAAGGGTTCGCGTCTGCGCATCGTGGGCGAGGATTTGTTCAGGCTGGAAAACGCCGATGTGCGCCAGGAGGAGAAAGGCCCGGTGCTCTACGGGGCCGAAAACCGGGTGATCCTGACCGGTGGCCTGACCGCCGACCCCGAAATCCGCCTGACCTCGCTCAAAACCCCGGTCGCCAGGGCCAGCCTGGGCTTCTCGAGCTGGGATGCCTCGGCTGGGCAGGCTCGAAGCCACTATATCGAGCTAGAAGCCTGGCGTGACCTGGCGGTGCAGCTTGCCGAGCTTAAGAAGGGCACACCGGTACTCCTGGAAGGCTCCCTCAAAACCGAAATCTGGGAGGACAAAGAAACCAAAATCAAGCGCTACAAGCGTGTGCTGGAAGTCCAGCGGGTAACCCCCCTGGCCCGCATTCACAGCACCGAGCGCAAGCCAGTAAAAACCCCTTCAAGCAGGAAGCCCAAAAGCAAGAGCAAAGCCGCGTAG